The Syngnathus scovelli strain Florida chromosome 11, RoL_Ssco_1.2, whole genome shotgun sequence region aaaacagagcggACAACTTTGTATTTATGGGAGTCGGGGGCAAGTCTGGCGCCGCACACGCCCCCCAGTTACTTTGGAAATGTACGTCAAACTTTTGCAAATTAATTGAAGTTGAAGAATTAGGTTGTAAAAATGAGTTTAAGGTTGTTAAATGCACATTACCAAATTTTCCCCCTCATGTAAATTAAAACTTTTCATCCTGTAATAACATCTTTAtggttttttttattcagtttatgtttatatataataatgtaTATTTTGAAAAGGCTGATCAAAGTTGGATAAATAGGGAGAATGCAGTAAATAATCACATTACGTTTGAGGTTACCGCCAAATTTAGCTTGACCCAAACTGCCTTGTAAAATAGGGGATAAAGTACTGTGGTCAAGTCCGTGTTTAAAATTGGAATTGGAAATGACAGTCATCGAGTCCTCTGGGCTGAAAAGTTCAAGGGTGATTCAAACTTTTGGGTGATTGAATCAATGGCAACCGGACTGCTCTATTTGTCGCCTCTCATCCGAGAAGATtttattagtttctgcttgattTGGACAGAAAGGATTGCCTAGCAAAAGAATCCACTTTGCTTGTGTCGAAGTGCTCTGGAGAAAAAGGTAAGTTGCTAAAATTCTGGCTAAATCTGGATTAGCAGCAAGCGAACTGATTTATTTGAACACCAATGAACAAGGATTTAAATGATTAACTTGCTTTAGGGATTATGTTGCCTTTTCCTTTTATATCTTACCCATGTGAAGGACTTTAAGGTATGTGGTGAATAGCATCTGTTAAAAGAACCGCATCTGGAGGCCACATGTATCCGTCCGACTGTATGTGAACGACTTTTTTCATCGTCCGCATGATGGATGAGCGCTACCGTGGCAACATGTGCCGCAATAGGAGTTTTTCTCACTGACCAATCAGCCTGATGGAATCTATAAAGACAAATGGCGATTAGTGGTCATTTTACTAGCATGTAACAGCTCGCTGACatgagaagattttttttttttttttgcatggtaAGCCCAACTGATTTTTACTCTACACATTCTAGTAGTGCAATGTGATATAACCCACATgctaaaaagagaaagaaaaaaaaagatttttgctATGGTTGAGGTCTTATTACACTGAGCCATAGAAACACAATTTAAGTTGTTTTTGGCACAGAAAAGCTCGAGTCGACACAGATTCAAACGTGGGACTCTCTCGCAGCGGTGGTGAATAGAAGCAGACCATCCAGATGTGCTGCCACGTTCCGAACATCTGTTATAGTTTCAGATGAGAAGGTAGTGTTACTAGGATGGTACTGTAACCCAGCAGAAAGGTGATGTTTTTTTATCataaaaattgactttttaactcactgccattgacgcatatagacgtctaaattgtaTTGGATTTTGGCTGCACATTTAAATTCTTGGAAGAATACTTTGTTTCTGTTCATTTTGAAGGCATTTCAGCATCAAGCTAGCTAATTCCAAGGACCAGGTCACATTCTTGACCGGAGCTGTCATCCATGCACGCATGCTGAAATGAATACTTTGTTGAACTATATACAATATTGACAGTTTGAGGCTATGCATCTCAGCATGGTACGTGTTGACCTAAGAACATTCGACCTCTCTTTGCTCCAAGAATGCTCCGGATTTTGTGCCAGATTTTGAGGGCATGTATTGTGCACAGTCATATAATCAACGGGATTTAGGTCTGGGCTATGTCTgcaccattttaaaactttaacATCTAGTGAAAACATTCTTTTGTTAATTTGGATGAGCGCATGGGGTCAACGTCATGCTAAAAGGTGAAATTCCTCTGCAGTTTGAGCTTTTTTTCACTGACAGCTGAAGGGTTCGTGGTAAAGATGACTATTTGGAGGACCtgcacataacccccccccccccccttccacctTGAATAAAGCCTCTGTTCCAGCTGACAAAAAACAGCCCCGAGGCATGACACTGCCACTACCATGCTTCGCTGTGCATATGGTGTTTTTCTGGTGATGCATAgtgttgttttcatgcccaattGAATCCAGTTGAAAAGTGTCAGGGGGTTGTGTAAAGAGATGtaaagatccatccatccatattctgaaccgcttagacaAATGTAAAGAGTGCCTGGGACTCAATTCAATCCTGAAGGAACAATTAATGGcaacaaaggagaaaaaaaatctagaacAAGAGTGCTTTGACGGTCAGCTGATGCAGGGCTGATTTAAATAATGAGCCAGTCATGATGTCATGAGTTGCAGGTGGAAAGACTCGAGAGGCTCCAGCTGCTTTGTTTGCCACTTTTGAATGAAAAATATCCATCAGACATGATTTCATTTAGTAATAAGATAAGCAGAATATTATTGTTATGACCTTAAAGTTGACCTGAAATTTTAGAGGGAACAATTTTAAATCCCATAATCCCCTTTAGGCCAAGCAGTCAAAAGAGGTCGATGACCTGATGGCAGAGGTCATATATGATTAACTAATCCACAATTTTCATGATGATAAATCATACAAGGTGGAGAAGAATCAAAGCATCTTACCTTCTTCTTACCTTTAATATGTTCAGTCTGAGGATTTTGCTGTTGCATGTGCATTTTAGTATGAATCACCTCCGATTTGCGGTGGTCGGAATGCATGAGTCAGGAGTTCTTTGAAGTCTTCGGCCGGAGTTTGAGTCGGAGGAGTACGCTTAAAAAGGAGGAtgtgaaaacattttaatgagTTTACAAACAGCTGCCTCTGTAAACACATCTGGAGAAAGGAGTGATGACTTCAACAAGTCTGAGGTCCAGATGGGAGCAAACGCAACTTCCGCAAGATGTCACCACTAGTGCAAATTGTTTCAGCCTTGAACTTTGGCTTTCCTTCAAAGATCTTGAAAATGTTTTAACAAAGAGCTTTTTCTTCCTGCTTACatccgttttctaaaatgtttctTCTCATTTAGGCTGCTGGTGAGCTGGGGCCAATCACAGCTGACTTTGAGCGAGAAGCCAAGTTCAGGAATGAGAAAACgcgtacaaaaacaaaattacgtTTGTTTTACAGGAGCTAGCCAATCAAATATGTAAAATATTGCTTTTAAATGtacttgctctttattattACCACTGTATGACAAGTATGATACAATGCACTGAATGTAATTTACAAGAAACAAAAGAGCCTCTAGAAAGagaaaatcattaaaaaaataaaaaaagctgcACCCCTCCCATGATGGTGTAACGTAGCAAAAACCGGAGAAGACCATGTGTCTTTCCGAACAGCCACTCTGTTTAATCCTCTAAGTTGCACCAAGAAGAGcaaaagtcacttttttttgtgtttcattCAATGTCCATCAATACTGGATCTTCAATCCGCCGAAAAATTGCCCGAAAGTTTTTCCCTTCGTTCCGCTGcactttttttccttcctctgtgcACACACCTAATAGAggaatgatgacatcatcaacctGCAAAAACAAAGTATTTGGATGAGACAAATACACCTGTGCATCGTGCATTGAAAAAAACTTGAAATAAATGCACTCACGTTTGTTTGAAAAAGTTACACAACGCTAAAGAGTTGTTAGCGGAAGCTACGGCAAGTGTAGCATGAGCTGAACATGTGCACCTTTTTCCGAAAGGGTTAAGGTTACCTCCCAACTTTTGAAAAAAGGCATGACAATAAGGAACTTTGAGAGTTCAAATATTGACCAAAAGTTTTCACTTGAAAAGTTAAACCTCTCTAAGAAAACTGGaacagcgcaaaaaaaaaaaagtgtgacctCAATGGAGCAGACAGAAAACAAATACAGTTGTGTGACCTGCAAACAGTGTTCTCCACGTACCAGCTCTTCATCAGGGACCCGCAAGAATAACGGATGTTCACTAAAGTGCTTCACCATCCAAAGGTGGACCTCCTCCACGTCCGTGATGGTATAAACTAAACCCTaaagaaacacacacagaaCAGCCAATCAAATAAAACGGCAATATGATTTTAGTAACTGAGTAGTAAATGATGCCCCACCAGAATTTTCATTGAAATATTCTACAAACCTATTTCAATCATATCTTACATTAGCCTTTTAAATAAATGGCTAACAGATGACTTTTTGCCAGAAACGGGAACGTGCGTAACctgtaaaaataacaattgtCAAGAAATAACAAGACCTCCTTGTAAGCTGAGCTGTTTAATAGCCACACAGCAGAGCAAAAACATACATGTGGCAAAGACTCTCCAGAACCTCTTCCACTAACAACCCAGAACGGGCTTAGCTTCGATACAAAGATCTCAGAACTTCAACGTACTTCTTTTCTATTAGCTAAGGCTTTGAGGTTATTTTAGGGCATTTTGGAAAGAGCACAAAAAATAAACTGCAGAGTTTATTAACAAATAACAATCACTACTGAAAAAACCGAACAATTCCAATTCATGTCATTTAtgatatttacatttatttgacaaaagtaAGGAAACTATGCAGAAATAGATATCAATTTGAAAATAGGGTCAATACTAGTGGTGTGCACCTTGGTGCAGATCCAAATGAGGGTTATGCAACCGTGCCAGTGGTCTGTGGTCCAGCAAGAGCCTTTCCACTTATTAAACCTGCAATGTGCTGGATTTGGAGTTTCTAATCACTACTGCAACTTGTGGCCAAAGAATGAAATTGCAAATCGCGTGCACAATCCACATTGTCGTAGATGGAGCCTGGAAGGGTCATAACCAATTCATGTTGACAGAGATGAGACAAGTTTTAGTCGGACTCCTCCGGACTACCTGTGTGTGACGTCACACATGGGAAATTCCAACCTAATCCTGTTTGAAAATGACTATTTTAAGTGTTCATTTGCTATTATAGGATATGTGAGTCATAATGAGTCAAATGAAAAGATATTCCCATGGAATGCATCTTTAAACTTGCAGCGTAAATTGCATCTGAAGGTTTCGTCACATGTGCGGAGCAGTGATCCTTGGCATCATGATAAAAATAACCCAGAGACAACACAGAGGTTAATCCCCTATGTCACAGCAGTTTACACTGGACACTGCACAGATAGATTTACGAGAACAAGGACTTCTTAGAAAACtcagtcatggcacacattACCACACTGCATTGCACTttaccacacttttttttttttttttttttacagtgaagCCGGGATACGACAGAATGGACACACTGTATTTGTTCAGCTGTCGCAAATGAGACTAGTGTTCACATGCAAACGATTGTGTCACTCAATAATTGTAATTCATGCTCATGGGGGCGTATCATGGAGGCAAACGTCTATGAAAGACGACCCCACCTACCAGCGCAGTTGTGCCAAAAGAGAAGGCCCGCCGGGTGGACCTTGGACACACGTATGCATGGACGGacgcacatgcatgcatgcCAAAGGAAAAACTATAAAGCTTAATTCGCTATAAGGCCCTTCTTTGTTTGAAATTGAAGGTATATAGGCTGAAGGCTTAAATTTTGGCACAGCAGGCAATTCAGCGATTTCTAACACTGTAAAATCAGGCGACAAAATGAGAACGTGTGTCGCCTTTGAAATGGCAGAACATGTGCCTCCCAGTTCGGGCCTCCAATCAAAACACAGCTATATGAGATCACAGTTGTACCAAACCTAATTAATCGTCGTCTTATTAGTTCTTTAAGTTACTGGGCCTGATGTGTGACATCACGCGAGCAACTGGAAAACAAGTTAAAGGGGCTTTCTGAAAATTGATTTTCCGTTTTGGAAAGCCAAATAATttagcttcatgctaatgtTACATGACTTGGATTGTGCTTGGTGTCATACGTACCCCGATTCTAAGTGTGTAGGCATACTCAGCCAATAACGTAGGGCTGATGATCCTCCATTTGTGTTTGGTCTTCTTAAAATGAGGATCCGGGAAAAGGAAGAACATCTTACTAAGCTGAAAATAAAGGCAAAAGGTTAGAAACCATTGAACGAGCCCACGAGACTGAAAAAGTTTAAATCACTCCAACCCACATGcaattgtagtttctatttttgAGACCACTATCTTGACCCTATATAATGTAACCTCTTTAACATGGCCGTCCTGAGACTTTGCGGTTGGTTGTTAAACACGGTTGTTTAAAAACTGCAATTTCCTTTTATAGGTCCCTATAGTTTCTCACATCAAATGGACTACCAGagccacttttttttatttttcaagtacTGACAGAAAGATGTGAATGTAATAATTGGTGCTGattgaatatgaaaaaaaaaacctaaactgttcatttttttttagcattggaTGACGTCACACCTTTTATCAGCAGAAACATTTTCTAAACATTGCAgatgtacctaatgtagtgcCATGGAGGAttaatttgcctttttttttttaattataaataTAACACTGCCTCAGGCTATTTGAGGTGAACATTTAATCCAAAGGAGCTAACATGACTGTGGTACAATACGATCACTGTTTAATTTGAGTCATAAATTATTGAAGCTGAATGAATTGAATAAAAAGTGTCTTGGACTAATGTACTCTAAACTCAGCTGATGCGATGTGCCTCCCCCCCAAATATCAATCACCCCATTGTTGTGAAATCCTGGATTTTGTTGTTAGTGTTCGGAAATCCCTGAAATTACGTTTTCCAAGGTAGAATTTACAGTATCATAATGGCATTAAAATCTTAATCTTTAGCAGTATTTATGTGACTgtgcttgctttttcattgcattatttagagcagtggttcttaacctgggttagggaaaagaagtcacactgatttgcaggtatgtcattggttgtgagttcatgcattgtgttctttcaacaaggtgatTTCATGCACGGCtccttttgtgcaccagtaaaaaacatctgtcctgaatttgaaaaacaaatgcattttatttttcactcgAGGGGTTCGATGAATGTGCAtaggaaactggtggggtttggtaccccAACAagtttaagaaccactgatttagAGTTTTCCTGAAATATTACCAAGTCCAAAATAAAGCCTGGTCGTCATAAAATACTAAGGGGGAACAGGCCACATTTGGCCCCAAACACTGACTGGCCAACGACCAAGAATGTAAATAAGCCTGCGAGTCATAAATAATGTGGAAAAATTGTATGGCGATGTCATAAGGATTACTACGCTATAGTTACACGGTATATTAATAAATGGTTGCAACAGCCAGATGAACATTGTTCAGTTTATTTTCTGTGAACAGAAAATCTGAACTCTGAGAATTTATTAAGCCTGAGCTCAGCAAAGTAAAGCCCGGGGGCCACATTTGGCCTTGCCACAGTCTCTGACTGGCCCTTGCATGCTTTAATTGTTGCCAGTTTTGCAGCTACAAACATTTCTCACCATTATAGCagctattttgttttttggggaagTAGTGGTCTTTCTACTAGTAACATTGATATTTCCTGCACAATGTTGGAAAGAGCGGAATTTGCGCAATATGACCAAACTTCACTTGTGTTTGTATCCCAATTTGACATTGCATGGGAACGTAATTGAGCGTCAAGTTGTTCTATCTGTGTATGCttgtaaaataatgaaatgGAATGCATGAAAATTCTACCTGTCCCTTCCTGAAGAAGTTGGGAAGATACTTCATGGCGTTGCTGCGAAGGCAGGCAATGTTCTGGTAGCTTCCTGGATTGCTCTCACGTAATGACTTGATACGATCCTGGACATAATCGGACACTTTCACCCGGATCTCCAGGCCCAACATGAGTTTGTCTGGAAAGAGTGGAGCTAACTCCACTGGGAAACCACGCATGATACAAATGTCTAAATATTGGCAGATAGTACAAGTCGAATGGATAAGGAATAATTACCTAAAAGTCCACCGTATCCACACCCAATATCTGCAAACTCAACTTGTGGTGCTCCTTCTCCAGATTGCTCCTCACTAAAGAATTGTGGATAGAGCGTGCTCCAGTCCATCTCCTCTGGACACACAGGACTGACAAGACAAGAATGACAGCAATGAATTCCTATGAACACGTTTGGAAAGAGTTCAACGAAGATGCAAAGAGGTTTCCCTCAAATTGTTGAATTACGTAAATATGCACGGATGTCACTCACTAGTCAAACGAATGATGTGCCATCGGGTTTGAATGTGCTCGTTGTCTGTAGTAACGCTTCTGCGGCATTGACGAACTCGTCTCGGCTTCCATAATTATGTGCTTCCAAAAAACACGCAAGTTTTTCCTTTATTCGCTTCTTTTAAAGTGAGTAACTTAGTAAAATGTCAACTCTTGAGAGTCACGGTTTCACCTGCATGCTTTTCCCAAACACACGCGTCGCGGATTGTAACGTCATCATTAAGCGACCAATaacgtgtttaaaaaaaaaaaaaaaaaaaaaaaaaaaaaaggcaccatTCATTCATCTTTCACTACAATAAAATATGACAAATAAAAGTTTGGTTGTAATTGCCTTTTGTTCAGGACTCCCTtgcaaaataactttttaatctTAAGGGGATTTGCCTGgttaaataagaaaaatattccaaaatatTAAAAGTTGCGGAAAAGTGAGGCCATTATGTCACGGCATAATTTTTATTCGGATATTTATCAAGCCTGATATTAATCCTTTagtcctgcaagttaaaatgtcTCAGTTGATACAATTGCAATGCATATGTGCACAACACA contains the following coding sequences:
- the mettl1 gene encoding tRNA (guanine-N(7)-)-methyltransferase, which produces MEAETSSSMPQKRYYRQRAHSNPMAHHSFDYPVCPEEMDWSTLYPQFFSEEQSGEGAPQVEFADIGCGYGGLLVELAPLFPDKLMLGLEIRVKVSDYVQDRIKSLRESNPGSYQNIACLRSNAMKYLPNFFRKGQLSKMFFLFPDPHFKKTKHKWRIISPTLLAEYAYTLRIGGLVYTITDVEEVHLWMVKHFSEHPLFLRVPDEELVDDVIIPLLGVCTEEGKKVQRNEGKNFRAIFRRIEDPVLMDIE